In the Theobroma cacao cultivar B97-61/B2 chromosome 1, Criollo_cocoa_genome_V2, whole genome shotgun sequence genome, one interval contains:
- the LOC108660490 gene encoding RING-H2 finger protein ATL67, with product MSTPAPSSPNYLTNLGLGYSIAIALGFLVLLSTILLASYICCRSSSSPSAFSPNPTTAVAASNSDGIILPRIIFVAEDEDNESVVVGLDQAVINSYPKFQFSKEAAAANSTNANTTCSICLCEYRDLEMLRMMPECRHYFHVSCIDAWLKLNGSCPICRNSPLPTPLSTPLSEVVPLSQYAADRRRRR from the coding sequence ATGTCCACCCCTGCCCCTTCTTCCCCTAACTATCTCACCAACTTAGGCCTCGGCTACTCTATCGCCATCGCCCTCGGCTTCCTCGTCCTCCTCTCCACCATCCTCCTCGCTTCCTACATCTGCTGCCGCTCTTCCTCTTCCCCAAGCGCCTTCTCTCCCAACCCCACCACCGCCGTCGCCGCCTCCAACTCCGATGGAATCATCCTCCCCAGGATTATTTTCGTTGCCGAAGATGAAGATAATGAAAGCGTCGTCGTTGGACTTGACCAAGCCGTTATAAATTCTTACCCCAAGTTCCAGTTTAGTAAAGAGGCGGCTGCTGCGAATTCTACTAATGCAAACACGACATGCTCGATTTGTTTGTGTGAGTATAGGGATTTGGAGATGTTAAGGATGATGCCCGAGTGTAGGCATTATTTCCATGTTTCTTGTATCGATGCTTGGTTGAAACTTAATGGGTCTTGTCCTATTTGTCGGAACTCGCCACTTCCAACTCCACTTTCTACGCCCTTGTCGGAAGTCGTACCTTTGTCTCAGTACGCTGCGGATCGAAGGAGGAGGAGGTGA
- the LOC18614065 gene encoding late embryogenesis abundant protein At1g64065 — MVVDRDQVRPLAPASDLPSSDDGEAALQLKKVQRKKCIKCCGCIAALMIIQAVVIIILVFTVFRVKDPVIKMNGVAVTHLELINGTTPKPGSNISLIADVSVKNPNVASFKYKNTTTTLYYYGTIVGEARGPAGSAKARRTMRMNISVDIITDRLLASPNLVADVNSGTLTMSSYSRIGGRVNMLNIIKKHVTVKMNCSMTVNISSQAIQEQKCKRKVDL; from the coding sequence ATGGTGGTGGATAGGGATCAGGTGAGGCCTCTAGCACCGGCTTCGGACCTTCCAAGCAGCGACGATGGAGAGGCTGCTTTGCAGTTGAAAAAAGTTCAACGGAAAAAATGCATCAAATGTTGCGGTTGCATTGCAGCTCTAATGATCATCCAAGCTGTTGTGatcataattttagttttcACTGTGTTTCGAGTCAAGGACCCAGTCATCAAAATGAACGGTGTCGCAGTTACGCACCTGGAGCTAATCAATGGTACAACTCCTAAGCCGGGCTCCAACATCTCCTTGATAGCCGATGTTTCAGTCAAAAATCCTAACGTAGCATCGTTCAAGTATAAGAACACCACCACAACTCTTTACTACTATGGCACAATCGTTGGGGAGGCTCGAGGCCCAGCAGGTAGTGCAAAGGCCCGCCGGACCATGCGGATGAATATTTCTGTTGATATCATCACGGATCGGCTCTTGGCCAGCCCAAATTTGGTTGCAGATGTGAACTCTGGGACTCTGACCATGAGCAGCTACTCAAGAATTGGAGGAAGGGTCAATATGTTAAACATTATAAAGAAGCATGTTACGGTAAAGATGAACTGTTCCATGACAGTTAACATCTCCAGCCAGGCAATTCAAGAACAGAAATGCAAGCGAAAGGTTGACCTCTAG
- the LOC18614062 gene encoding reticulon-like protein B5, translated as MAEESESKQSTVESVMEKISGKIHGHDSSSSSDSDSDHEKPASPSPVKAKIYRLFGRERPVHHVLGGGKPADVFLWRNKKISAGVLGGATAIWVLFELIEYNLLTLVCHISILSLALMFLWSNAHTFIHKSPPRIPEVHLPEEPFLQVAATLTFELNQALKLLRDIASGRNLKKFLMVISAFWVLSIVGSWCNFLTLFYISFVLLHTVLVLYEKYEDKVDPFAEKAMIEIKKQYAVFDAKVLSKIPKGPLKTKKV; from the exons atgGCGGAGGAATCGGAGAGTAAGCAATCGACGGTGGAGTCGGTGATGGAGAAGATCAGCGGGAAGATTCATGGCCATGATTCATCGTCGTCTTCAGATTCGGATTCGGATCATGAGAAACCGGCTTCCCCTTCCCCCGTTAAGGCTAAGATTTATCGGTTGTTTGGAAGAGAGAGACCCGTTCACCATGTTCTTGGTGGTGGAAAAC CTGCTGATGTGTTCTTGTGGAGGAACAAAAAGATTTCAGCTGGCGTGCTTGGTGGAGCAACCGCAATCTGGGTCCTTTTTGAATTGATTGAATATAACCTACTTACTCTAGTCTGTCACATATCCATTCTCTCTCTTGCACTTATGTTCCTGTGGTCCAATGCCCATACCTTCATCCACAA ATCTCCACCTCGCATCCCAGAAGTTCATTTGCCAGAGGAGCCATTCCTCCAAGTTGCCGCTACCCTGACTTTTGAACTTAACCAGGCATTGAAGCTGCTGCGAGATATTGCATCTggaagaaatttgaagaagttTCTTATG GTTATATCTGCTTTCTGGGTCCTGTCAATTGTGGGGAGTTGGTGCAACTTCTTGACCTTGTTCTACATAT CTTTTGTGTTGCTGCATACGGTGCTCGTTTTGTATGAGAAGTATGAGGACAAGGTTGACCCGTTTGCAGAGAAGGCAATGATTGAGATCAAAAAGCAATATGCAGTTTTTGATGCCAAGGTTCTAAGTAAAATTCCCAAAGGTCCCCTGAAGACCAAGAAGGTTTAG
- the LOC18614059 gene encoding U11/U12 small nuclear ribonucleoprotein 59 kDa protein yields MNPFHFQPAPPPPWFPMLPPAAPNSSTFWETRNVRDRLRELQDTLNLANAMQKELEILTMIKNGSTDPSVSEFLKYLEDRRIDLDTQESISMEAANSLMSKLRAQLEPFRYVVDEASPWEEKSAAARLANKINKSKRNKLWRKRKRKRIAEMLSKERERFDQADREADEWRAREIAKDIASRKVEKMKEIAKLKAKEEKMRLESELELVLIVEKLQELRSIRIQKLKKQGHFLPEEDDKFLEKVRAAVEEEERQALAAADTDAAKDAIATAEETRKATQNQKPLSKDPISDQLEDKESKDQKTPNEDEKDSSTVTDKESGQNTSEGHGYGGAYDSLANLPIEFYHYYHGSNTDMGTLIEVRRTWDAYIRPGGSRIPGHWVQPPPPADEIWASYLVRPE; encoded by the exons ATGAATCCATTCCACTTTCAACCAGCACCGCCTCCGCCTTGGTTCCCAATGTTACCGCCGGCAGCACCAAATTCGAGTACATTTTGGGAGACCAGAAATGTGCGTGATCGGCTTAGAGAATTGCAAGATACTCTCAATCTTGCCAATGCAAT GCAGAAGGAGCTGGAGATACTGACGATGATAAAAAATGGGTCAACTGACCCTTCTGTATCTGAGTTCTTGAAGTATCTAGAAGATaggaggattgatttggataCTCAAGAATCAATTTCTATGGAAGCGGCAAATTCTTTGATGTCAAAGCTTAGAGCTCAGTTGGAGCCCTTTAGATATGTTGTGGACGAAGCAAGCCCGTGGGAGGAGAAATCAGCAGCAGCTAGACTGGcgaataaaatcaacaagtcTAAAAGGAATAAGCTTTGGAGGAAAAGAAAGCGGAAACGAATTGCAGAAATGCTATCAAAG GAGCGTGAGCGATTTGACCAAGCTGATAGAGAAGCTGATGAGTGGAGAGCTAGGGAGATTGCCAAGGACATTGCAAGCCGCAAG GTGGAAAAGATGAAGGAAATAGCAAAGCTtaaagccaaggaagaaaaaatgagaCTAGAATCTGAG CTTGAGCTAGTTTTGATTGTGGAAAAGCTGCAAGAATTGCGCTCCATCAGGATCCagaaattgaagaaacaaG GCCACTTTCTCCCAGAGGAGGATGACAAGTTTCTTGAGAAAGTTCGAGCTGCAGTTGAGGAAGAGGAGAGACAAGCTTTGGCAGCAGCTGATACAGATGCTGCAAAAGATGCCATTGCAACTGCCGAGGAAACTAGGAAGGCCACTCAGAATCAAAAACCCCTCTCAAAGGATCCAATTAGCGATCAACTTGAAGACAAGGAGAGCAAAGACCAAAAAACACCAAATGAGGATGAAAAGGACTCTAGTACAGTAACTGATAAGGAGTCTGGCCAAAATACATCGGAAGGGCATGGTTATGGAGGGGCATATGATTCTTTGGCCAATTTACCAATTGAGTTCTATCACTATTATCATGGCAGCAATACAGATATGGGCACGCTTATTGAG GTTAGAAGGACATGGGATGCTTATATCAGACCGGGAGGAAG CCGCATACCAGGCCACTGGGTTCAGCCACCACCTCCAGCTGACGAGATATGGGCATCCTACCTGGTGAGGCCTGAATGA
- the LOC18614063 gene encoding uncharacterized protein LOC18614063 produces the protein MILLSPNKIKMPKLNGLGKLGVWKSVHRTIFILGACALLVSVATLSRSYSIRSPLVTDSFCNHVNLENPRRGESEVSVNVEAVVKKIRQELNELRDMSKESSSSEILLRHSAFLSDILGLLDSVQASLTSTRQQNIENKGVHPLVKPRQQSDEPADYFLIEEIRKYVRIKPNRLGKQNFMGANGTFTSIGHACFAMKRELEEYMDYDVGEICNDDWKLAQKLMVHGCDPLPRRRCFARAPQLYIQPFPITESLWKLPDDRNVRWSGYRCKNFTCLANNATGKGFFKCADCFNLSDHEMPRWIKPVDVDPETNLTADFLIPEVLDIKPGEIRIGLDFSVGTGTFAARMREFNVTIVSATINLGAPFNEMIALRGLVPLYLTINQRLPLFDNTLDLIHTTRFLDGWIDLVLLDFVLFDWDRVLRPGGLLWIDSFFCLKEDLEDYLEAFKVLRYRKHKWVVVPKRDKDDREVFFSAVLEKPPRPFR, from the coding sequence ATGATACTTCTCAGTCCCAACAAGATAAAGATGCCAAAGCTAAATGGCCTCGGGAAGTTGGGAGTATGGAAAAGTGTTCACAGGACTATCTTTATACTGGGTGCTTGTGCTCTTCTCGTTTCTGTTGCTACCTTGTCTAGATCTTACTCTATTAGATCTCCCCTTGTTACTGATTCCTTCTGCAATCATGTAAACCTTGAGAATCCACGTAGAGGTGAAAGTGAAGTGAGTGTAAATGTTGAGGCTGTAGTTAAAAAAATCCGACAAGAACTGAATGAGTTGAGAGACATGTCAAAAGAGTCGTCATCATCAGAAATCTTGCTCAGACACAGtgcttttctttctgataTTCTTGGTCTACTTGACTCGGTTCAGGCATCTTTGACATCAACTAGACAGCAGAACATTGAAAACAAGGGCGTCCATCCCCTGGTAAAACCGAGACAACAATCTGATGAGCCTGCGGACTACTTTCTGATTGAAGAGATTCGAAAGTATGTCAGGATCAAGCCAAACAGATTAGGAAAACAAAACTTCATGGGAGCTAATGGCACATTCACAAGCATTGGTCACGCTTGTTTTGCCATGAAGAGAGAGCTTGAAGAGTACATGGATTATGATGTTGGTGAAATCTGCAATGACGATTGGAAACTAGCTCAGAAACTAATGGTTCATGGTTGCGATCCGTTACCAAGAAGAAGGTGCTTTGCAAGAGCGCCGCAGCTCTACATCCAGCCATTCCCCATAACCGAGTCCTTGTGGAAGCTTCCTGATGATCGCAATGTTCGATGGAGTGGATACAGATGCAAGAACTTCACTTGTCTGGCAAACAATGCTACTGGGAAGGGATTCTTCAAATGTGCAGATTGCTTTAATCTTTCAGACCATGAGATGCCCAGATGGATTAAACCAGTGGATGTAGACCCTGAAACAAACTTGACAGCAGATTTTTTGATACCTGAAGTGCTGGATATTAAGCCTGGGGAGATTAGAATTGGTTTGGATTTCAGTGTAGGAACCGGGACTTTTGCAGCTAGGATGAGGGAGTTCAATGTCACGATAGTTTCAGCAACAATCAACCTCGGGGCTCCTTTTAATGAGATGATAGCTCTTCGAGGACTAGTCCCTCTTTATTTGACTATAAATCAGCGCCTCCCGCTCTTCGACAACACCCTGGATTTGATACACACGACGAGATTTCTTGACGGTTGGATTGATTTGGTACTCCTTGACTTTGTGTTGTTTGACTGGGATAGAGTTTTGAGACCAGGAGGTTTGCTCTGGATTGACAGTTTTTTCTGTTTGAAAGAAGACCTGGAAGATTACTTGGAAGCCTTCAAGGTGCTAAGGTACAGAAAACACAAATGGGTTGTTGTTCCAAAGCGAGATAAAGATGATCGAGAGGTGTTCTTTTCTGCTGTACTTGAGAAGCCGCCAAGGCCATTCCGATGA
- the LOC18614061 gene encoding golgin candidate 4 produces the protein MWSSIANLKENLNKIALDVHDDDDEELEIYGSGNGDHSPFFDRRNSNRFAHSKPVSLSPVANGIDSPFNFEIERYRAEIKKLQESEAEIKALSVNYAALLKEKEEQISRLNQENGSLKQNLNVTNAARSESSKVSSNGINALKGSSDQSPNRQHRSTSLVKNCYAGNQMSNGLSSKHDEKEKELADLLEEKNRSLEAVQASHESQIKQFNMELEKERDKLANVQIRLHEERKLNESFQEELKLLKSDKDKSVTELSKIRNELNEKIIEIRRLQMELNRRENDSADDTLENLRRVIATLEKENTHLKKEKNELEAALEISKKSLTGKIHPDAAETLDIDSSGCFPGKKEMELSLQKLEDDLKETCRERDKALQELTRLKQHLLEKESEESEKMDEDSKIIEELRESNEYQRAQIAHLEKALKLAMANQEEVKMMNNNEIQKSKEIIDDLNQKLANCMRTIDLKNVELLNLQTALGQYYAEIEAKEHLERDLALAREESAKLSGLLKDADERAELLKREKEEILVKLSQTERMLAEGKARVNKLEEDNGKLRRALEQSMTRLNRMSMDSDYLVDRRIVIKLLVTYFQRNHSKEVLDLMVRMLGFSDEDKQRIGVAQQGTGKGVVRGVLGLPGRLVGGILGGSSTDVHANMASDNQSIADLWVDFLLKETEEREKRGSAEDASRSKENLHGRSPDATGTSPSVPNQRTTTAGSGFSRSSFSPSQNSGPVPPQGNFRQFEHSDSEFSTVPLTSSESSSRLSRLLPKY, from the exons ATGTGGAGTTCGATTGCGAATTTGAAAGAGAACTTGAATAAGATCGCGCTTGATGTGCACGACGATGACGATGAAGAACTCGAGATCTATGGTTCGGGGAATGGAGACCATTCGCCATTCTTCGATAGACGGAATTCTAATAGATTTGCCCACTCAAAGCCCGTTTCCCTCTCTCCGGTCGCAAATGGAATTGATTCGCCATTTAATTTCGAG atTGAAAGATACAGAGCAGAAATTAAGAAGCTTCAGGAATCCGAGGCAGAAATTAAGGCTTTATCAGTCAATTATGCTGCtttgttaaaagaaaaagag GAGCAAATTTCCAGACTGAACCAAGAGAATGGCTCATtgaaacaaaatttgaatGTGACAAATGCAGCTAGAAGTGAAAGTTCCAAAGTATCAAGTAATGGAATTAATGCACTCAAG GGAAGTAGTGATCAGTCACCTAACCGACAGCATAGATCAACAAGCCTAGTAAAAAATTGTTATGCTGGAAACCAAATGTCCAATGGGCTTAGCTCTAAACACgatgagaaagaaaag GAGCTTGCAGATCTGCTGGAAGAGAAAAATAGGTCCCTGGAGGCAGTTCAAGCTAGTCACGAATCACAAATAAAGCAATTCAATATGGAACTTGAGAAAGAACGTGATAAATTAGCTAATGTACAGATAAGATTACATG aGGAGCGCAAGTTAAATGAGTCTTTCCAGGAGGAGCTTAAGTTGCTGAAATCAGACAAAGATAAA AGCGTCACAGAGTTGAGCAAAATACGCAATGAattgaatgaaaaaataatagaaataaGACGTTTGCAAATGGAGTTGAATAGACGGGAGAATGATAGTGCAGACGATACACTGGAGAATTTGAGAAGGGTGATTGCCACCTTGGAGAAGGAAAACACTCATCTAAAG AAGGAGAAGAATGAACTGGAGGCTGCCCTGGAAATTAGCAAGAAATCCTTAACTGGCAAGATTCATCCCGATGCTGCAGAGACTCTG GATATAGATTCCTCAGGATGTTTTcctggaaagaaagaaatggaattATCATTGCAGAAATTGGAAGATGATTTGAAGGAAACATGCCGTGAAAGGGATAAGGCTTTGCAAGAATTGACTCGTCTTAAGCAGCATTTGTTAGAAAAG GAATCTGAAGAATCGGAAAAAATGGATGAAGATAGCAAAATTATTGAAGAACTTCGTGAGAGCAACGAATATCAAAGAGCTCAAATTGCGCATTTAGAGAAAGCCCTGAAGCTGGCAATGGCAAATCAGGAGGAAGTTAAGATGATGAACAACAATGAAATTCAGAAGTCAAAGGAAATCATTGATGATCTGAATCAGAAACTTGCAAACTGTATGAGAACAATAGATCTAAAAAATGTTGAACTTCTAAATCTTCAAACTGCACTTGGTCAGTACTATGCTGAAATTGAAGCTAAG GAACATTTGGAGCGAGATTTGGCCCTGGCAAGAGAGGAATCAGCTAAACTTTCTGGTCTTCTGAAA GATGCAGACGAACGTGCAGAGTTATTAAAGAgggaaaaggaagaaattcTGGTGAAGCTTTCGCAAACTGAAAGAATGCTAGCAGAAGGGAAAGCCAGAGTCAACAAGCTTGAGGAAGACAATGGAAAACTAAGGCGTGCTCTTGAGCAGAGCATGACAAGGCTTAACAGAATGTCTATGGACTCTGATTATCTTGTTGACAG GCGTATTGTGATCAAACTACTTGTGACCTACTTCCAGAGAAACCACAGCAAAGAG GTTTTGGATCTTATGGTTCGGATGCTGGGGTTCTCAGATGAAGATAAGCAGAGGATAGGTGTTGCTCAACAAGGTACCGGTAAAGGTGTTGTTCGGGGTGTTTTGGGTCTACCTGGTCGTTTGGTTGGTGGCATCTTGGGCGGAAGTTCCACTGATGTACATGCAAATATGGCTTCCGATAACCAG TCTATTGCAGATCTGTGGGTTGATTTTCTGCTCAAGGAAActgaagaaagagaaaagaggggGTCTGCAGAAGATGCTAGTAGATCCAAGGAAAACCTTCATGGAAGAAGTCCAGATGCTACCGGAACTAGTCCATCTGTGCCTAACCAAAGGACTACAACCGCTGGTTCTGGATTCTCTAGGTCTAGTTTCTCTCCAAGCCAAAACTCAGGCCCCGTACCCCCACAAGGAAATTTTCGGCAATTTGAACATTCCGATTCTGAATTCTCAACTGTTCCTCTCACGTCATCAGAGAGTAGTTCTCGTCTATCAAGACTACTCCCAAAATACTGA